One Mycobacterium paraseoulense genomic window, GTGATCTACCCGATGCTCCAGGCGATGCCGGTGCCCTGGGTGCAGCCCGAGGACATCTCGCACGCCGTGGTCTACCTCGCCTCCGACGAATCGCGATACGTCACCGGACTGCAGATGTTCATCGACGCCGGTGCCGCGCTGAAAATGGGTTTCTGACCTCCCGACGGTATGACACCCGATGAGGCGGTACGAAGCTGGCTCGAGAGTCACCTAGGGCCCGTGCGGGCCTTCGAGCGCCAACCACGTTGGCGTCCGGCCTGGTTCGCCGATGTCGAACGCGACGGCACAATCATGCCGCTATATGTGCGTGGTGATCGCGAGGGCATGGAGTTCTCGTTGTCCACCCATCGAGAAGCGGACGTCCTTGAAGCCCTGGAGAAGCAAGGCATCCCCGTCCCACACATTCACGGTCGGATTGACGCACCACCGGCCATCGTGATGGATCGCCTGCCCGGCGCCACCAACCTGTCAACCTCGCCGAGTGCAGCAGAACGCAACTCGGTCATCGACGAATACATGGAAATCCTTGCGCGGATCCATCGGCTGGATCCGGGTGAGTTCTCCACCGCCGGACTTAAGTTGCCCGAAAGCCCTCAGCAGCACGCGTTGTCGAGCTTCGAGGAGTCGGTCGCGCGGTATCGGTCTACCAAAATGCGCCCGGAGCCGTTTCTGGAATTCGGTATCGGCTGGATCCGCCGCCACGTTCCCGCGCACCGGTTCGACCCGCGCTTCGTCCTCGGCGATCCCGGACAGTTCATGTTCGCCGACGGTCGTGTGACCGGACTGCTCGACGTCGAACTGGCCTACCTCGGCGACACCGCCCATGACCTCGCAGGACTGCGCCTGCGGGACATCTCCGAGCCCTTCGGCGACCTCGAGCGCGCGTTCCGGCGCTATGAGGAGGTTTCCGGCATGGAACTGGACCTGCCGGTGGTTGAGTTCCACACCGCGCAGTTCTCGCTCACCACGCCTCTCTCGTTGGTGATGGTCTTGCACAACCCTTTTCCGATGAGCGAGTCGCTGCAATACGAGGAGTGGTTTCAGCAATGCTCGCTCAACGCCGTCGAAGCCATGGCCGCGGTCGAGGGCGTCGCCCTCGACGATTACCGACTCCCGCAGGCGACAGACGTCCGCCAGAACGGCCTCGCCAACGCGTTGGCACCCATCATCGAGGAATTACCCGCCGAGACCGACATTGACCGCTTTCGCCGGCATCAAACCGCGCAAACCGCGCGCTACGTTGCCGGCGTCTGCCGGCATGGTCCCGCGATCGAATCCGAAAACCTCGACGACGTCGAACGCCTGCTCGGCTCCCGGTACGCCGACTGGCGTGCAGGCGATGCGGCGCTGGAGGCATTCGTGCTGCAGGCGCCCGACAACATGGACACCGAGCTCATTCGGCTGTTCTACCGCCGCATCATGCGGCAAATGCGTTTACTGGAGCCGGTTCTCAACCGCGCCGGCGGCGTGTACCCGCTAACGCCCCTGGCCCGGTTACTCGGCCGCTGACGCGCGCGTCGTAGGCCGCTACCGGGCGACGAGCTCCAGACGCTTCCGTCGGCGGACCAGGATGCTGGGCAGCCAATCTCCGACGTCACACGCGTCGATCCAGGTGGTGCGCTCCAGTAGCATCTTGAACACGATCTGAGCCTCCAACCGGGCCAGGGCCGCCCCGACGCAGAAATGCACGCCCTTGCCGAACGTCACATGCCCCTTCCCGTTGCTGCGGTCGAGACGGAATTCGTTGGGCGACTCGAAGTGCTCGGGGTCGCGGTTGGCGGCTCCCCATAGGAGAAGCAAATGCGCATTCCCTGGCACTTCCACCCCACCGAGTGTGGTGTCGCGCCACACATGGCGGTAGTGCCCACGGAACGGCGGCTCGTAGCGCAGGGCCTCTTCGATGAAAGCGCCCAATAATTCCGGGCTTTCGCGGAGCCGCTGTTGGACCTCGGGGCGGTCAGCGAGAATCCATGCCGCACTGCCCAACAACGAGGCGGTCGACTCGCCGGCGGCACTGAACAGCGTGAGCATGATGCTCATCGCCACGGCCTGGTCCACCTCGCCGGAGGCGTAGCGGGCGGCCATGTCCGGTATCAGCCCGGATTTATCTGCGGTATCAGCCTTGTCGAAATGCTCCATGACGTACCCGGCCAGTTCGAACGCCGCAGCCCCGGCCTCCGCGAGCTGCGCCTCGGTGACAATGCCGTCGAGCAGGGTGGTGGTGGCGTAACCCAGCCGGATCAGCTTGTCGACATCGGCGTGGGGCAGCCCCAGCAATTTTGCGACCACCATCATCGGGAGCCGGTTCGCCACCGCGCCCATCCATTCGATGCGTCCTTGGTGCAGGTTCTCCTCCCACAGGCGCTCGGCGGTCTCCGCGGCGAATTCCTCGATGATCCGCACCCGGCGCGCGGACAGGTGTGGGAGCAAGATCTTGCGGTGCAGCGCGTGCGCCGGATCATCGGCCGTGGCCAGGGCGTGGGTGGGGCTTCCCGCCTCCATCATTGGCAACGCTGCGATGCTGCCGTCCTCGCGGAAAATCATGGTTGCCGTGAGATTGGACGAAAAGTCCTCGACCCGAGTGACGGTCTCGATCAACGCGTCCCAGCCGCATACGGCATAGAAGTCGGAATCGGCGATGCGATGCACCGGAGCCGTCGCGCGCATCCGGTCATACATCGGATACGGATCCTGCAAAGCCTCGGCACCGAAGAAATCGACCGGGTCGCTCAAGACCGCCATAGACCCAGGCTGAAGGTGACCCTCGGCGCGGTCAATAGGCCGTGGAAAGGTTGATAAGCCTCCCGCCGCGCCGTCCGTGCACCCCAAACCCTTTGCGCGGGAGGACCAGCGCGTTAGCCTGAGAATTGTTACCGATAATTCTCAGCCTGAGGGAAGTTTCTGTTGGCTGTACGGGGAGGGTTGCATGGCACAGAACGACTGGCTGGTGGGCCGGGATCGCCGCAGCGCAGCCGCCGAACGGATATATGCGGCGGCCGCCGACCTCATCGCGCACGTCGGATACGACGAGTTCACCATCGAGAGCCTCGCCGAAACGGTCCACTGCTCACCGGCGACGATTTACCGGCACGCCGGCGGAAAGGCGGCCATCAGGGACGCGGTGGTTGCCCTCCAGGCAAGCCGCATCGTCGATACCGTGCGCGAGGCCATCAAAGACCTGACCGGCCGCGAACGAGTGGTGACGGCCACCATCCTGGCTTTGCAGCGCCTGCGCTCTGATCCGTTGGCTCAGCTCATGCAGACCGCACCGACGGTGCCGCGCAGCGAGTGGCTCACGAACTCCCCCGCTGTCACCGCATTCGCCTATGACATGCTCGGATCCGACAATGCAGATCCACTTGCCGCCCAATGGCTTATCCGGGTGTTCCTGGCGCTGTGGTGGTGGCCGGTGAAGGACCCCGCCGACGAACGCGCCGTCGTCGAACGCTTTCTCGGCGGGTCTTACGAAGACCCTGGCTGAGGGCCGAATCACCGACCCAGTACGGCCACCACACAGGACCCACCGCCGCCCATCGCCTGCGCCAGCCCGACGCGGGGATCGGCGGCCTGCCGCGAATCCGCCTCTCCGCGAAGCTGACTCACCACCTCGGCGACTTGGGCCAGTCCCGTCGCACCGAACGCGTGCCCGCGGGCAAGGCAGCCGCCGTCGGTGTTGGTCGGCAGCCTGCCTTTGGATCCCAACCCGCCCGACTGGACGAGTTCGGCGGCGTCCTTGACGTCGACGAGGCCGAGTGCGATCAGCGCGGTGACCTCCTCGCTGGCGCACATGTCATGTAGGGAAACGATTCCGACGTCATTCGCCGCGACCTGCGCCGCGGCGTAAGCTCGCCGTGCCGTCAGGGTTATTTGCGACGGCGGACCGACGCACGGACCGGCCAGCGGCCAGCCCGGGTCGCGGGGCCAACTCGTCTGCTCGATGGCGTTGATCGCCACGGACCGCGGGCGTTGTCCGGACGTCACGACGATCGCGGCGCCGCCGTCGACCGAGGCGTGACACATCATCTTGGTTAGCGGCTCGGCGATCATCCGCGACGACATCACCTGTTCAACGGTCACCTCGTGGTCGTTGCGCCGAGCCGCCAGCGGATTCAGGCGCGCCTGGTTGTACGACTTGGCCGCGACGGCACCGATAACATCCGGCGCGCAGTTCGCCTCGTACAGAAAGCGATTCGCCTCGATCGCGTAGTGGATCTGCGGCGGGAACCGGTCCCAGAAATCGACCGCTGCCGGTACCACCCCGCCGGGCTCAAGCGCGGTCGTCTTCTCATAGCCGATCGCCAACGCGGCCTCGCAGCGGCCCGACGCCACCGCCCACACAGCATGCCGCAGGGCGACCATGCCTCCCGCCGATGCGCTTTCGATCGCGGTTACCGGGATCCCACTGCGTCCCAACGCATGCGCGACCTTCAGCCCGGTCTGCGGCGGTGCCATCGACGACGAGCAGAAGACCTCGCCGATGACGTCATAGCCGAGACCCGCGTCCTCGAGCGCCTGCCGAGCGGCCGTCACCCCGAACTGGGCGAGCGCGGTGTCGCCGTGTTTGCCGAACGGGGTGAGCCCGACGCCCGCGACGTGGACGCCCGTCACGCCGGATCCGCCTCGAAGAGCAGCACTTCAGCCTCGCCAAGCTTCCGCTCGACGATCCGGCCAACGGCACCGGGCCCGGGCCGCGGCCCGGACACCAGGAGTTGCACCCGGCCGTCGCAGGTGTCGACCCATGCGACGGAGTAGCCCTCCTGGCCGAACTCGGGAATCGGCGACCTCGACGGCACGAACGTCGATGCCCACACCGTCGCAGTCTCATCACTGGGTGGATCAGCCGGCACTTGTCATCCTCTCCTGACGGGCATTCGCGTCTCCCAGGGCCGGCGGCGGCGCCAGCGGGATCGGGCCCTGCCCGGTGAATCGCCACGGGAGACCGACCAGGCGCGCGGTGGTGATATCCGGATCGGGGTGGGTGATCTCCGGGAAGAATCCCCGCGCGGCCAGGTGGGGGTCGTTCACCAGGTCGTCCGCGCGTTGCACGACCGCCGCGCGCAACCCCGCGGCCGTCAGGCGCGCTGCCGCCTCGCCGGCCGGCGCGCCGGCGATCAGTGCGGCGAGCTGATCGGGTTCCCCGGCCAATTCCGTCAGGCGCGCCCAGTCCGCGGGAGCCGAGAGTTCGACCGCCACCCAGCGGTCATCGGCGCCACGGTAGACGCCGCCCCGCGCGGCGGCCCCACTGTCGGACACCACCCCCTCGGCGGCCGAAGCCGCGGCGACGAATTCGGCCACCGTGGACGCCACCACCTCGGCCATGGACAGATCGATCACCGCCCCGGAGTCGCGTGCAGGCCCGAGCGCCCACGCCGCTATCACGGTGGCGGCCACCACCGAAGACAGCGGGTCGGCGATTACCGTGCCGAGCCGCGCCGGCGACCCGTCGGATCCCGTGGTGAGTCCGGCCAGACCCCCGTAGGACTGAACGTTGTTGGCGTACACGCGGTATCCGGCCATGGGACCCGTCGACCCGAAACCCGAAACCCGCATCACCAACCGGCCCGAGTCGGCGATTTCGACGGGGTCGACGCCGAGCCGGGTCAGCCGTGCCGCGCCGACATTCTCGATCAGCACGTCGGCTTCCTCGAGGGCGGCGGCGACGTCCTGCGTCGCCCGGCCGGGATCGATCAGCGCGCTGCGCTTGGAGTGGTTGGCCACCGCGAAATATGCGCCGCGCTCGACGCCGGGCCGCCCCGCGGCGAACGGTCCGGTGCGCCGGTAGATGTCGAGTCGGTCGCGGTCTTCCAGTCGCAGCACCTGGGCACCCATCCCACCGAGCAACGCGCCGACGATCGGCCCGGCCAGGACGTGGGTCAGCTCGGCGACTCGCAGGTCGTTCAGCCGGCCCGTGCGGTGCCGTCCGAACCGCCCGCCCGGGCGCGTCGCCCATGGGGGGGCCAGTACGGACAGGGCAGTACCGCCCAGTCGAGTCGCCGAAATGGCTCCGCGAGAAGCGAATTGGGGCGACGTCAGGATCTCCGCGGGTGTATTCACCGGCGTCGATGGCACGCCGTTGGCCTGCAACAGGGCTGCGCAGTCTTCCTTGAGGCGCGTCGCCGCCCACGCCCCGACCTGGTGGTTGATCAAATCGGCGTGCTCTATCCGGGCGGCTCGTTCGCCTAGGCCCGTGGCCCATGCGGGATGACCCAAGGCCACCAACAGGCCGGTCCACTGATGATTTTCGACGGCGGTGATGCGCACCAGTCCGTCGCGGCAGGCGAACAAGCCCGACGGGGCGAGATAACGCCCGCTGCCCGCCCGTCCCGGGCAGGAGTACAGCACGTGGGCGCACTCGGGAAGGGCCGCGGTGAATGCGACAGCCTCCTGCACCGACACATCCACGTTCACCGGCGCGCTCGTAGCGTTGCGCCGATCGAGGCCGTGCAGGGCCGCCAGCGCCGTCACCGCGCCCGCCGCCTTCAGCGCGACATAGCCAGGGGCGGGCACCGGCGTCCCGTCGGAGCCCTCGATCGTAGCGAGCATGCCGCCGGCCGCCTGGGCGATCAGTTCACCACCCCGCTCGACGGAGCGCGGTCCGGTCAGGCCGAATGGGCTGACGCTCACCACCACGGCGTTTCTGGCGTGCGGCGGGTCGATCGCGGCGTCGTGGTCGATGATCACGATGTCGTGTGCATCGATCAATGCCGATGTGTCGCTTGGTGATTGCAGGACTCGCTTGCCACGATCGAGAACCACGTCAACCAGCGGCACCGACGCGGTGCCAACCGCGATCACCGGCCCTACCCGGGGCGGCGAGAAACCGCCGCCGAGCTTACTCACCTCGGCGCCGAGGTTCGCCAGCAGCGACGTGGCCGCCGCAGCGGCGATCCCGTCGCCGACCTGAAGGACTTTGACACCCGAGAGGAACGAGTTCACCCGTCACCTCCCGGCTGCTCCACCGGATACCGCCCCGTGAGCCAGCGCGTGACGATGTCGCGGTGGTGCGCGCGCTGACCGAGATTTCCCGCGGCGCTGGCCGCCCGGCGGAGATGAACGTGGGCATCGTGCTCCCACGTGTACGCGATGCCGCCGAATACCTGGGTGGCGCCCTCGGGCACGGTACGCAGCGCGTCGATGCCCCAGTAGGCGGCGAGGGAGCCCAGTGCAGGGGCCTCGGGATGCCCGTGTTGGCAGGCGTCGGCGGCACGATTGACGAGCGCCCGCCCGATCTCGATCG contains:
- a CDS encoding phosphotransferase family protein; this translates as MRAFERQPRWRPAWFADVERDGTIMPLYVRGDREGMEFSLSTHREADVLEALEKQGIPVPHIHGRIDAPPAIVMDRLPGATNLSTSPSAAERNSVIDEYMEILARIHRLDPGEFSTAGLKLPESPQQHALSSFEESVARYRSTKMRPEPFLEFGIGWIRRHVPAHRFDPRFVLGDPGQFMFADGRVTGLLDVELAYLGDTAHDLAGLRLRDISEPFGDLERAFRRYEEVSGMELDLPVVEFHTAQFSLTTPLSLVMVLHNPFPMSESLQYEEWFQQCSLNAVEAMAAVEGVALDDYRLPQATDVRQNGLANALAPIIEELPAETDIDRFRRHQTAQTARYVAGVCRHGPAIESENLDDVERLLGSRYADWRAGDAALEAFVLQAPDNMDTELIRLFYRRIMRQMRLLEPVLNRAGGVYPLTPLARLLGR
- a CDS encoding cytochrome P450, producing the protein MAVLSDPVDFFGAEALQDPYPMYDRMRATAPVHRIADSDFYAVCGWDALIETVTRVEDFSSNLTATMIFREDGSIAALPMMEAGSPTHALATADDPAHALHRKILLPHLSARRVRIIEEFAAETAERLWEENLHQGRIEWMGAVANRLPMMVVAKLLGLPHADVDKLIRLGYATTTLLDGIVTEAQLAEAGAAAFELAGYVMEHFDKADTADKSGLIPDMAARYASGEVDQAVAMSIMLTLFSAAGESTASLLGSAAWILADRPEVQQRLRESPELLGAFIEEALRYEPPFRGHYRHVWRDTTLGGVEVPGNAHLLLLWGAANRDPEHFESPNEFRLDRSNGKGHVTFGKGVHFCVGAALARLEAQIVFKMLLERTTWIDACDVGDWLPSILVRRRKRLELVAR
- a CDS encoding TetR/AcrR family transcriptional regulator is translated as MAQNDWLVGRDRRSAAAERIYAAAADLIAHVGYDEFTIESLAETVHCSPATIYRHAGGKAAIRDAVVALQASRIVDTVREAIKDLTGRERVVTATILALQRLRSDPLAQLMQTAPTVPRSEWLTNSPAVTAFAYDMLGSDNADPLAAQWLIRVFLALWWWPVKDPADERAVVERFLGGSYEDPG
- a CDS encoding thiolase family protein, producing the protein MTGVHVAGVGLTPFGKHGDTALAQFGVTAARQALEDAGLGYDVIGEVFCSSSMAPPQTGLKVAHALGRSGIPVTAIESASAGGMVALRHAVWAVASGRCEAALAIGYEKTTALEPGGVVPAAVDFWDRFPPQIHYAIEANRFLYEANCAPDVIGAVAAKSYNQARLNPLAARRNDHEVTVEQVMSSRMIAEPLTKMMCHASVDGGAAIVVTSGQRPRSVAINAIEQTSWPRDPGWPLAGPCVGPPSQITLTARRAYAAAQVAANDVGIVSLHDMCASEEVTALIALGLVDVKDAAELVQSGGLGSKGRLPTNTDGGCLARGHAFGATGLAQVAEVVSQLRGEADSRQAADPRVGLAQAMGGGGSCVVAVLGR
- a CDS encoding CoA transferase; this translates as MNSFLSGVKVLQVGDGIAAAAATSLLANLGAEVSKLGGGFSPPRVGPVIAVGTASVPLVDVVLDRGKRVLQSPSDTSALIDAHDIVIIDHDAAIDPPHARNAVVVSVSPFGLTGPRSVERGGELIAQAAGGMLATIEGSDGTPVPAPGYVALKAAGAVTALAALHGLDRRNATSAPVNVDVSVQEAVAFTAALPECAHVLYSCPGRAGSGRYLAPSGLFACRDGLVRITAVENHQWTGLLVALGHPAWATGLGERAARIEHADLINHQVGAWAATRLKEDCAALLQANGVPSTPVNTPAEILTSPQFASRGAISATRLGGTALSVLAPPWATRPGGRFGRHRTGRLNDLRVAELTHVLAGPIVGALLGGMGAQVLRLEDRDRLDIYRRTGPFAAGRPGVERGAYFAVANHSKRSALIDPGRATQDVAAALEEADVLIENVGAARLTRLGVDPVEIADSGRLVMRVSGFGSTGPMAGYRVYANNVQSYGGLAGLTTGSDGSPARLGTVIADPLSSVVAATVIAAWALGPARDSGAVIDLSMAEVVASTVAEFVAAASAAEGVVSDSGAAARGGVYRGADDRWVAVELSAPADWARLTELAGEPDQLAALIAGAPAGEAAARLTAAGLRAAVVQRADDLVNDPHLAARGFFPEITHPDPDITTARLVGLPWRFTGQGPIPLAPPPALGDANARQERMTSAG